A genomic segment from Streptomyces sp. TLI_235 encodes:
- a CDS encoding ABC-2 type transport system ATP-binding protein gives MGFGWARRRRLGRRALVAWVVAAVLVVVGAIGTAAGGSGPEVRQEDRFLAMPETPGSGETVRIDTSFFTTGTSPRPAILLAHGFGGSKEGERDRARQLARSGYAVLTWSARGFGHSGGRIGLDAPDREIQDVVHLVDWLAQRPEVWLDKAGDPRVGITGASYGGGAALLGAAYDPRIDAVAAGITWWNLADALFPQAAQGSTAADGVFKKLWAGLFFTTGSAGAPTGGAPAAGSGGAGPGTAGGPQDGRQDGQQDGQQDGRQGQVGCGRFLDELCAMYNRVAAAGRPDAEAVAVLQKSSPSSVADRIKVPTLIVQGQQDSLFPLDQGDRTARAVAANGAPVSVDWFAGGHDGGTEGSERTDARITAWFDHYLAGKPTDAGPAFRVTRTGGVDSTGFQAVLRGADADAYPGLGGTASRSIELAGRAQAVANPPGGAPPNISTVPGIGALSQAAALGSGLSLDFPGQYAAFDSAPLTAPLDVTGQARVSVTVHADRPDAVLFAKLYDLGPDGKQTLPQQLVAPLRVTGADAPGGRTVEVALPAVDHSFPAGHRLRLVLASTDLAYASPAQPATYTVAVAGPLAAPTVAGLHTEAAPLPARVWALPMLAVVAAASLLLLRRRRRPQLSADPALAEVPLQITGLSKRYKGAADRYAVRDLSFLAEQGQVLGLLGPNGAGKTTTLRMLMGLIRPDEGEIRIFGHAVRAGSPVLSRVGAFVEGAGFLPHLSGRANLQLYWQATGRPAEDAHLDEALAIADLGEALDRAVRTYSQGMRQRLAIAQAMLGLPDLLILDEPTNGLDPPQIREMREVMIRYAADGRTVIVSSHLLSEVEQSCTHLVVMDRGRLVSAGPVGEIVGAGEQVLVGTEPGYGPEDLAAAAGKVAALDGIVSADPVDGGLLVRLDADGSAARLVVELVRLEVPVTGIGPHRRLEDAFLSLIGGPA, from the coding sequence ATGGGGTTCGGGTGGGCCCGGCGCCGCCGGCTGGGACGGCGAGCGCTGGTGGCATGGGTGGTTGCGGCGGTGCTGGTCGTCGTGGGGGCGATCGGCACCGCCGCCGGCGGTTCCGGGCCCGAGGTGCGCCAGGAGGACCGCTTCCTCGCCATGCCCGAGACACCGGGCAGCGGCGAGACCGTCCGCATCGACACCTCGTTCTTCACCACCGGCACCTCCCCACGTCCGGCGATCCTGCTCGCGCACGGCTTCGGCGGCTCCAAGGAGGGCGAACGCGACCGGGCCCGGCAGCTCGCCCGGTCCGGCTACGCCGTCCTGACCTGGTCCGCCCGCGGCTTCGGCCACTCCGGCGGCCGGATCGGCCTGGACGCGCCGGACCGCGAGATCCAGGACGTCGTCCACCTCGTCGACTGGCTCGCGCAGCGGCCCGAGGTGTGGCTCGACAAGGCCGGCGACCCCCGGGTGGGCATCACCGGCGCCTCCTACGGCGGCGGCGCCGCCCTGCTCGGCGCCGCCTACGACCCGCGGATCGACGCCGTCGCCGCCGGTATCACCTGGTGGAACCTCGCCGACGCGCTCTTCCCGCAGGCCGCGCAGGGCTCCACGGCCGCCGACGGCGTCTTCAAGAAGCTCTGGGCCGGGCTGTTCTTCACCACCGGCTCGGCCGGCGCCCCCACCGGCGGCGCACCCGCGGCCGGCTCCGGCGGGGCCGGCCCCGGTACGGCCGGGGGCCCGCAGGACGGCCGACAGGATGGTCAGCAGGACGGCCAGCAGGACGGCCGGCAGGGCCAGGTCGGCTGCGGCCGCTTCCTCGACGAGCTCTGCGCCATGTACAACCGGGTCGCCGCGGCCGGCCGGCCCGACGCCGAGGCCGTCGCCGTGCTGCAGAAGTCCAGCCCGTCCTCGGTCGCCGACCGGATCAAGGTGCCGACCCTGATCGTCCAGGGCCAGCAGGACTCGCTCTTCCCGCTCGACCAGGGCGACCGGACCGCCCGGGCCGTCGCGGCCAACGGCGCGCCGGTCTCCGTCGACTGGTTCGCCGGCGGGCACGACGGCGGCACCGAGGGCAGCGAGCGCACCGACGCCCGGATCACCGCCTGGTTCGACCACTACCTGGCCGGCAAGCCCACCGACGCCGGCCCCGCCTTCCGGGTCACCCGCACCGGCGGCGTCGACTCCACCGGCTTCCAGGCCGTGCTGCGCGGCGCCGACGCCGACGCGTACCCGGGCCTCGGCGGCACCGCCAGCCGCAGCATCGAACTCGCCGGCCGCGCGCAGGCCGTCGCCAACCCGCCCGGCGGCGCCCCGCCGAACATCTCCACCGTCCCCGGCATCGGCGCGCTCTCCCAGGCCGCCGCCCTCGGCAGCGGCCTCTCCCTCGACTTCCCCGGCCAGTACGCGGCCTTCGACTCCGCCCCGCTGACCGCGCCGCTCGACGTCACCGGCCAGGCCCGGGTCTCCGTCACCGTGCACGCCGACCGGCCCGACGCGGTGCTCTTCGCCAAGCTCTACGACCTCGGCCCGGACGGCAAGCAGACCCTGCCGCAGCAGCTCGTCGCCCCGCTGCGGGTCACCGGGGCCGACGCGCCCGGCGGCCGCACCGTCGAGGTCGCCCTGCCCGCCGTGGACCACTCCTTCCCGGCCGGGCACCGGCTGCGGCTCGTCCTCGCCTCCACCGACCTCGCGTACGCCTCCCCGGCGCAGCCCGCCACCTACACGGTCGCCGTCGCCGGGCCGCTCGCCGCCCCCACCGTCGCCGGCCTGCACACCGAGGCCGCCCCGTTGCCCGCCCGGGTCTGGGCGCTGCCGATGCTCGCCGTCGTCGCCGCGGCCTCGCTGCTCCTGCTGCGCCGCCGTCGCCGCCCCCAGCTGTCGGCCGACCCGGCGCTCGCCGAGGTGCCGCTGCAGATCACCGGCCTGAGCAAGCGCTACAAGGGCGCCGCCGACCGGTACGCCGTCCGCGATCTGTCCTTCCTCGCCGAACAGGGCCAGGTGCTCGGCCTGCTCGGCCCGAACGGCGCCGGCAAGACCACCACCCTGCGCATGCTGATGGGTCTGATCCGGCCCGACGAGGGCGAGATCCGGATCTTCGGGCACGCGGTGCGGGCCGGCAGCCCGGTGCTCTCCCGGGTCGGCGCCTTCGTCGAGGGCGCAGGCTTCCTGCCGCACCTCAGCGGCCGCGCCAACCTGCAGCTGTACTGGCAGGCCACCGGCCGCCCCGCCGAGGACGCCCACCTCGACGAGGCACTCGCCATCGCCGACCTCGGCGAGGCCCTCGACCGGGCGGTGCGCACCTACTCCCAGGGCATGCGCCAGCGCCTCGCCATCGCCCAGGCCATGCTGGGCCTGCCCGACCTGCTCATCCTCGACGAGCCCACCAACGGCCTCGACCCGCCGCAGATCCGCGAGATGCGCGAGGTGATGATCCGGTACGCGGCCGACGGCCGCACCGTCATCGTCTCCAGCCACCTGCTGTCCGAGGTCGAGCAGAGCTGCACCCACCTCGTCGTCATGGACCGCGGCCGGCTGGTCAGCGCCGGGCCGGTCGGCGAGATCGTCGGCGCGGGCGAGCAGGTGCTCGTCGGCACCGAGCCCGGGTACGGCCCCGAGGACCTCGCGGCGGCGGCCGGCAAGGTCGCCGCCCTGGACGGCATCGTCTCCGCCGACCCGGTCGACGGCGGCCTGCTCGTCCGGCTCGACGCCGACGGCAGCGCCGCCCGCCTCGTCGTCGAACTCGTCCGCCTGGAGGTGCCGGTGACGGGCATCGGCCCGCACCGCCGTCTGGAGGACGCCTTCCTCTCCCTGATCGGAGGCCCGGCATGA
- a CDS encoding putative O-methyltransferase YrrM produces the protein MDDTPIQLPPAVAVLRAAAAAHGFTMSCEERTGALLAALAAGRPGGRILELGTGVGEGTAWLLSGMDEAARLVSVELDGAVQALARAELADDPRVEFVAADGGVWLEEYRGEPFDLVFADTWPGKFTHLERALELVAPGGGYLIDDLLPLPDWPAEHTAAVRRLVDHLTDRKDFRTVRLAWSTGLLMAVRVA, from the coding sequence ATGGACGACACACCCATACAACTGCCGCCCGCCGTCGCCGTGTTGCGGGCCGCGGCAGCCGCGCACGGTTTCACCATGTCCTGCGAGGAGCGGACGGGCGCCCTGCTCGCGGCGCTCGCCGCCGGACGGCCCGGCGGGCGGATCCTTGAGCTCGGCACCGGGGTCGGCGAGGGCACGGCCTGGCTGCTCAGCGGCATGGACGAGGCCGCCCGGCTGGTCAGCGTGGAGCTGGACGGCGCCGTCCAGGCCCTCGCCCGGGCCGAGCTGGCGGACGACCCGCGGGTCGAGTTCGTCGCCGCCGACGGCGGGGTCTGGCTGGAGGAGTACCGCGGCGAGCCGTTCGACCTGGTCTTCGCGGACACCTGGCCCGGCAAGTTCACCCACCTGGAGCGGGCCCTGGAGCTGGTCGCCCCCGGCGGCGGCTACCTGATCGACGACCTGCTGCCGCTGCCGGACTGGCCGGCCGAGCACACCGCGGCCGTCCGCCGGCTCGTCGACCACCTGACGGACCGCAAGGACTTCCGGACGGTCCGCCTCGCCTGGTCGACCGGCCTGCTCATGGCGGTCCGCGTCGCCTGA
- a CDS encoding nucleic acid/nucleotide deaminase of polymorphic system toxin: MTTREQAIEAADRWLNGDRPEDRRQRIALHEFDLGWVLWAEPEPAGTDAGEGERRAPADIGSACAVVDRETGELTTWPSVPVEEVVQLYRDKLGAGTFDPDRPPATGPGATAVLTYRDADGAEQSLFQMSGPGAAHPEVQAWRTLQQQGVRPEDVLAVHTDLRPCELPGGYCAATLLAELPVASFSYGHDYGPRFGRRAAGVRALTDATEKVFGEAGRPLPPRPNRVPFPRGVAVAEPERDAALGRRLAEQFGPDGVHRFDADDTTATPLPDAARATLVWAGLPTRVDGFFEVLPGLPDVAAHLAAAGRGTRVPEATLAVLAAYVVLGTDGHALIGVQCAGDEGAGRVWAVDPDNGTGRYLNRDLPSYLRCLALLAAHRPTRLGLDPYAAADATDAFQRQLAALDPTVFQDPENWWAVVVEQMWDGLL; encoded by the coding sequence GTGACGACCCGTGAGCAGGCGATCGAGGCCGCCGATCGGTGGCTCAACGGCGACCGGCCCGAGGACCGGCGGCAGCGGATCGCCCTGCACGAGTTCGACCTCGGCTGGGTGCTGTGGGCGGAACCCGAGCCGGCCGGGACGGACGCGGGAGAGGGCGAGCGACGGGCCCCCGCCGACATCGGCTCGGCCTGCGCCGTCGTCGACCGGGAGACCGGCGAGCTCACCACCTGGCCCTCGGTGCCGGTCGAGGAGGTCGTGCAGCTCTACCGGGACAAGCTGGGTGCCGGTACCTTCGACCCCGACCGGCCGCCGGCGACCGGCCCCGGTGCCACCGCCGTGCTCACCTACCGCGACGCGGACGGCGCGGAGCAGAGCCTGTTCCAGATGTCCGGCCCCGGAGCCGCGCACCCCGAGGTGCAGGCCTGGCGGACCCTGCAGCAGCAGGGCGTACGGCCCGAGGACGTCCTCGCCGTCCACACCGACCTGCGCCCCTGCGAACTCCCCGGCGGCTACTGCGCCGCCACCCTGCTCGCCGAACTGCCCGTCGCCTCCTTCTCCTACGGCCACGACTACGGCCCGCGCTTCGGCCGCCGCGCGGCGGGCGTCCGCGCCCTGACCGACGCCACCGAGAAGGTGTTCGGCGAGGCCGGCCGCCCGCTGCCGCCGCGGCCCAACCGGGTGCCGTTCCCGCGCGGGGTGGCGGTCGCCGAGCCGGAGCGGGACGCCGCCCTCGGCCGCCGCCTCGCCGAGCAGTTCGGCCCGGACGGCGTGCACCGCTTCGACGCCGACGACACCACCGCCACCCCGCTGCCGGACGCCGCCCGCGCCACCCTGGTCTGGGCCGGCCTGCCCACCCGCGTCGACGGCTTCTTCGAGGTGCTGCCCGGCCTGCCGGACGTCGCCGCGCACCTCGCCGCCGCCGGCCGCGGCACCCGCGTCCCCGAGGCCACCCTGGCCGTCCTCGCCGCGTACGTCGTGCTCGGCACCGACGGCCACGCCCTGATCGGCGTGCAGTGCGCCGGAGACGAGGGCGCCGGCCGGGTCTGGGCGGTCGACCCGGACAACGGCACCGGCCGCTACCTCAACCGCGACCTGCCGTCCTACCTGCGCTGCCTCGCCCTCCTGGCCGCCCACCGCCCCACCCGCCTCGGGCTCGACCCGTACGCGGCCGCCGACGCCACCGACGCCTTCCAGCGGCAGCTCGCCGCCCTCGATCCCACCGTCTTCCAGGACCCGGAGAACTGGTGGGCCGTCGTCGTCGAGCAGATGTGGGACGGCCTGCTCTGA